From Prosthecobacter sp., the proteins below share one genomic window:
- a CDS encoding GDYXXLXY domain-containing protein, which translates to MKALPLIIFAIAAFAQWAAPLSQIWTHEQTLTQGTLIKLKCSAPDPYDPLRGRYLAVRPEQREASVPAGLKLESGTHVYATLTTGADGLATITNLSLTPPTSGDYIRLKSGYVYSEKTSIEWPFERFYINEKLAPEADKWFAENIRSTQGIIAEVRVLNGRAVLADLSLDGRSFREILKERVK; encoded by the coding sequence ATGAAAGCCCTTCCCCTCATCATCTTCGCCATTGCCGCGTTCGCCCAGTGGGCCGCTCCCTTGTCCCAAATCTGGACGCATGAGCAGACGCTCACGCAAGGCACGCTCATCAAGCTCAAATGCAGCGCCCCGGACCCTTACGATCCGTTGCGTGGCCGGTATCTCGCGGTGCGGCCGGAGCAACGTGAAGCCAGCGTGCCTGCGGGTCTGAAATTGGAAAGCGGCACGCATGTCTATGCCACCCTCACCACGGGTGCCGATGGCCTCGCCACCATCACCAACCTCTCGCTCACACCTCCCACCAGCGGCGATTACATCCGCCTGAAGTCAGGCTATGTGTATAGCGAGAAGACCAGCATCGAGTGGCCGTTCGAGCGCTTCTACATCAACGAAAAACTCGCCCCTGAGGCCGACAAATGGTTCGCTGAGAACATCCGCAGCACCCAAGGCATCATCGCCGAAGTGCGCGTGCTCAACGGCCGTGCCGTGCTGGCTGATCTCAGTCTTGATGGCCGCTCGTTTCGCGAAATCCTCAAAGAGCGTGTGAAGTGA
- a CDS encoding DUF2157 domain-containing protein — protein sequence MNTSHHRWLLEQLPKWESEGLLTKDASRTLRERHAVDASQPGAAQIIMGSLGALLIGTGLITIIGFNWDDFSRPMRLVFAFLPLLLSQLFSLRVMLRGDAAAAWVRETAALLQALCTGACIALVSQIYNLGGEWPDFLFWWCLLSLPLVWVMNSSSVAIFYLIGIAEWSIHQVWGHQPWHASPMIYPLLLLGLFPFWPGWKLERPLSTTLRWVMTISAICGLCAAAHYATRMHFADSWGHFDVTLWLWVLTSAMLALFPLPSSALDAAPRHKPQIVLGFLHLLQFGVVATFLDMGQELAKAVREAWQVPWTWVLIAMIAAFAVHAVLRRRWAVLSVASIALTPVLTLVMGEAAQAVLPWLMTLHLSLIGITLIVLEFTGRRGAPRLGAALLCVLIIARMFESELSLLTKGLAFIVIGVAFLAFNICMSRLARPKQLLQP from the coding sequence ATGAACACCTCCCACCACCGCTGGCTCCTCGAACAACTCCCGAAGTGGGAAAGTGAAGGCCTTCTTACCAAGGACGCATCACGCACCTTGCGCGAGCGGCATGCGGTGGATGCCTCACAGCCTGGGGCCGCACAAATCATCATGGGTTCACTCGGTGCGCTACTGATTGGCACCGGTTTGATCACCATCATCGGCTTCAACTGGGACGACTTCTCGCGGCCAATGCGGCTGGTGTTCGCCTTTCTGCCGCTGCTGCTCAGTCAGTTGTTCAGCCTGCGGGTGATGCTGCGTGGAGACGCTGCCGCAGCCTGGGTGCGCGAGACAGCGGCGCTGCTTCAGGCGCTTTGCACGGGAGCCTGCATCGCTCTCGTCTCGCAGATCTACAACTTGGGTGGCGAGTGGCCGGATTTTCTCTTCTGGTGGTGCCTGCTCAGCCTCCCGCTCGTGTGGGTGATGAATTCGAGCTCCGTGGCCATCTTCTACCTCATCGGCATTGCGGAATGGAGCATTCATCAGGTGTGGGGACATCAGCCCTGGCATGCCAGTCCGATGATCTACCCGCTGCTGCTGCTCGGTCTCTTCCCGTTCTGGCCGGGGTGGAAGTTGGAGCGTCCGCTGTCCACCACGCTGCGCTGGGTGATGACGATCAGCGCCATCTGCGGCCTGTGTGCGGCGGCGCATTATGCCACGAGGATGCATTTCGCGGACTCCTGGGGCCACTTTGACGTGACGCTCTGGCTGTGGGTGCTCACCTCCGCGATGCTGGCGCTGTTTCCGCTGCCCTCATCTGCTCTCGATGCTGCACCGCGTCACAAACCGCAGATCGTCCTCGGCTTCCTGCATCTTCTTCAGTTTGGAGTCGTCGCCACGTTTCTGGACATGGGCCAGGAGCTCGCCAAGGCGGTTCGCGAGGCCTGGCAAGTGCCCTGGACCTGGGTTCTCATCGCGATGATCGCCGCCTTTGCCGTTCATGCGGTCCTGCGTCGCCGCTGGGCGGTCTTGTCCGTCGCCTCCATCGCCCTCACACCTGTGCTCACCCTGGTCATGGGCGAAGCGGCCCAGGCCGTCCTGCCCTGGCTCATGACGCTGCATCTTTCCCTCATCGGCATCACGCTCATCGTGCTGGAGTTCACCGGGAGGCGCGGCGCACCTCGATTGGGAGCCGCCTTGCTCTGCGTGCTCATCATCGCCCGCATGTTTGAAAGCGAGCTGTCACTCCTCACCAAAGGACTGGCCTTCATTGTCATCGGCGTGGCCTTCCTGGCTTTTAACATCTGCATGAGCCGTCTTGCCCGCCCAAAACAACTCCTCCAGCCATGA
- the msrA gene encoding peptide-methionine (S)-S-oxide reductase MsrA translates to MKTALTLLTTFLMASLAPTSSAADAPAAKTETAIIGGGCFWCVEAQYLLVKGVKKVVSGYAGGKTENPTYEDICTGDTGHAEVIQIEFDPAVITYKEIIDLFWDTHDPTSVTKEDMVKHGKLLPKGTAFQGNDYGTQYRSAIFYTSDAQKQIAEASKTVAQKNWKDPIATEIAPLKKFYPAEDYHQNFKALNPNQGYVRAVVDPKTEKFKHTLEDKGKIKPEAK, encoded by the coding sequence ATGAAAACCGCGCTCACCCTCCTCACCACCTTCCTCATGGCTTCTCTTGCCCCAACCTCTTCCGCTGCTGACGCCCCCGCCGCCAAAACCGAAACCGCCATCATCGGCGGCGGCTGCTTCTGGTGTGTCGAGGCGCAGTACCTTCTCGTCAAAGGCGTCAAGAAAGTCGTCAGCGGCTACGCCGGCGGCAAAACCGAGAACCCGACTTATGAGGACATCTGCACTGGCGACACCGGCCACGCCGAGGTCATTCAGATCGAGTTCGACCCCGCCGTCATCACCTACAAAGAAATCATCGATCTCTTTTGGGACACCCATGATCCCACCAGCGTGACAAAAGAAGACATGGTCAAGCACGGCAAGCTCCTGCCCAAAGGCACCGCCTTCCAAGGCAACGACTACGGCACGCAGTACCGCTCCGCCATCTTCTACACCAGCGATGCGCAGAAACAGATCGCCGAAGCCTCCAAGACCGTTGCCCAGAAGAACTGGAAAGACCCCATCGCCACCGAGATCGCCCCGCTGAAGAAATTCTACCCAGCCGAGGACTACCATCAAAACTTCAAAGCCCTCAATCCCAACCAAGGCTACGTCCGCGCCGTCGTCGATCCCAAGACCGAGAAGTTCAAGCACACGCTCGAAGACAAAGGCAAGATCAAGCCCGAGGCGAAGTGA
- a CDS encoding globin has protein sequence MDEISTLCARVGETKLRSMVTAFYRRVQVDDVIGKMYPPDDWAGAEKRLADFIVYRFGGPQTYIEERGHPRLRGRHMPFAIGEAERDRWMKLMSEAMEEVSISPEEGAVIGTFFAQVADMMQNRA, from the coding sequence ATGGACGAAATCTCAACTCTCTGCGCCCGTGTGGGCGAAACAAAGCTGCGCAGCATGGTGACGGCGTTTTACCGGCGTGTACAGGTGGATGACGTGATCGGAAAGATGTATCCGCCGGACGACTGGGCGGGAGCGGAGAAGCGGCTGGCTGATTTCATCGTGTATCGCTTCGGCGGGCCGCAGACCTACATCGAGGAGCGGGGACATCCGCGTTTGAGAGGGAGGCACATGCCGTTTGCCATTGGCGAGGCGGAGCGGGATCGTTGGATGAAGCTGATGAGCGAGGCGATGGAGGAGGTGTCGATTTCGCCGGAGGAAGGCGCGGTCATTGGGACATTTTTCGCGCAGGTGGCGGACATGATGCAAAACCGGGCCTAA
- a CDS encoding c-type cytochrome domain-containing protein, giving the protein MKRKLSLTLSAVALLPACMILDVTQLSNEPVDFVSDVKPILESRCLECHHSRYVFAGLNLETKKLAMKGGRSGPVIVPGAPHKSLLHKVLLLGHENPIAMPPTPEKLEREHEQIIHDWILQGADWPDGVRLVPPQDWKRERS; this is encoded by the coding sequence ATGAAACGAAAGCTCTCTCTCACCTTGAGCGCGGTGGCGCTGCTGCCCGCATGCATGATTTTGGATGTGACACAGCTGAGCAACGAGCCGGTGGATTTTGTGAGCGACGTGAAGCCGATTTTGGAGTCGCGCTGTCTGGAGTGTCATCACAGCCGGTATGTGTTCGCAGGATTGAACCTGGAGACGAAGAAGCTGGCGATGAAGGGCGGGCGCAGCGGGCCAGTGATCGTGCCGGGAGCGCCGCACAAGAGCCTGCTGCATAAAGTGCTGCTGCTGGGACATGAAAATCCCATCGCCATGCCGCCGACCCCGGAAAAACTGGAGCGCGAGCACGAGCAGATCATTCACGACTGGATTCTTCAGGGTGCGGACTGGCCGGACGGCGTGCGCCTGGTGCCGCCGCAGGATTGGAAACGCGAACGTTCATAA
- a CDS encoding 2-hydroxyacid dehydrogenase, with translation MEKTPVLVLAPLPDFLMEPLRAAHVCHDYFHASDKDALLAEVGTQIRGIVMAGGSVSPVALLEKLPKLEIISMFGVGYDNVPVDWCRAHNVRVTNTPDVLTEDVADTASALVLMTSRRLIAANRYLHAGSWTQGPFPLAHALRGKLAGIVGLGRIGKAIAQRLEAHGMKIAYHGRTRQEVSWEFLDSLIELARVADFLIVACPGGAKTKHLINAQVLEALGAKGTLINIARGSVVDEAALIVALQRGTIRGAGLDVFEHEPQVPSALMQCENAVLLPHLGSGTHETRRQMARLVVENLAAHVSGKALLTPVC, from the coding sequence ATGGAAAAGACCCCGGTCCTGGTGCTGGCCCCGCTGCCAGATTTTTTGATGGAGCCGCTGCGTGCGGCGCATGTGTGTCATGATTATTTCCATGCGTCAGACAAAGACGCGCTCCTGGCCGAGGTGGGCACACAGATTCGCGGAATCGTGATGGCGGGCGGCAGTGTCTCGCCGGTCGCGCTGCTGGAAAAACTGCCGAAACTGGAAATCATCAGTATGTTCGGCGTCGGTTATGATAACGTGCCCGTCGATTGGTGCCGCGCACATAACGTTCGCGTGACGAACACACCTGACGTGCTCACGGAGGATGTAGCGGACACGGCGAGCGCACTGGTGCTGATGACCAGCCGCCGTTTGATCGCGGCAAACCGTTATCTGCATGCGGGTTCGTGGACGCAGGGGCCGTTTCCACTGGCGCATGCGTTGCGGGGGAAGCTGGCGGGCATTGTGGGGCTTGGGCGTATCGGCAAGGCGATCGCGCAACGGCTGGAAGCGCACGGGATGAAGATCGCGTATCACGGTCGCACGCGGCAGGAGGTGAGCTGGGAGTTTTTAGACTCGCTGATCGAACTGGCGCGCGTGGCAGATTTTTTAATCGTCGCGTGTCCGGGCGGGGCAAAGACGAAGCATCTGATCAACGCACAGGTTTTGGAAGCGTTGGGAGCGAAAGGCACGCTGATCAACATCGCGCGCGGCTCGGTGGTCGATGAGGCGGCGCTGATCGTGGCGTTGCAACGCGGCACGATTCGTGGTGCGGGCCTGGATGTGTTTGAACATGAGCCGCAGGTGCCATCGGCGCTGATGCAGTGCGAGAACGCCGTGCTGCTGCCGCATCTGGGCAGCGGGACGCATGAAACGCGGCGTCAGATGGCCCGGCTGGTGGTGGAGAATCTCGCAGCGCATGTCAGCGGGAAGGCGCTGCTGACGCCGGTGTGCTGA
- a CDS encoding glycosyltransferase family 9 protein, whose amino-acid sequence MGSAKDSASILTRTGQWMVYALFRCVEGVLWLLPLIVIWHAGRMLGTAAYFLAGNYRKLALNNLCIAFGREKSESERRRIAREHFASLFANMLCGFKLPLMREADVAQRVKVEGMHHLKEAFDAGRPLLHPIMHASCWEIMTQVPALYVFGHKPASIYQSLRNPYLNVLVLRRREKLGYKLFDRQEGFNAPISHVRDMGMLGILVDQHAGYHGLWCPFFDRLASTTNIVALCALRTNAVILPMMVYDDGPARWRFVCDGPLITSETKPTISGVTADINRTVERLIRQQPESWFWVHERWKTPNPNFLLPGYRRGVAFPAGYDQDHLQPFELLIRSPNWLGDACMAFPMVRAIKRGRPDMKITVFGPDKLEELWLSMPEVSRYIAKPVKEGLFAVAKRIKATGVHFDAALLCTNSTRSTLEIWLAGIPHRIGFKGSFRARLLTHLVREPRAGFPSKHHAHLYMFLARRIGADVEQAGLWDAGSPPGSTDGTIRVGICAGAEYGPAKRWPLERFAEVVNQISAQHAQFRWQLFGAPGEKDMGEKLSVMLQAPHENFVGKTRLSELIAKLRECQLLLTNDTGTMHLAAALGIPTVSIFGSTCPIETGPLGNRHIVIQHKVPCSPCFERECPFGHYDCMTKIPPAEVVAAVLKTAGLGV is encoded by the coding sequence ATGGGAAGCGCCAAGGACTCCGCCAGTATCCTCACACGCACCGGGCAGTGGATGGTTTACGCGCTGTTTCGGTGCGTTGAAGGCGTTTTGTGGCTGCTGCCGCTCATCGTAATCTGGCATGCGGGGCGCATGCTTGGCACCGCAGCTTATTTTCTAGCCGGCAACTATCGCAAACTCGCGCTGAACAACCTGTGCATCGCCTTTGGCCGTGAGAAAAGCGAATCGGAGCGCCGCCGCATCGCCCGCGAGCATTTCGCCAGCCTCTTTGCGAACATGCTGTGCGGTTTCAAGCTGCCGCTGATGAGGGAGGCGGATGTGGCGCAGCGAGTGAAGGTGGAAGGCATGCATCATCTCAAGGAGGCCTTCGATGCAGGCCGCCCGCTGCTGCATCCTATCATGCATGCGAGCTGCTGGGAAATCATGACGCAGGTGCCCGCGCTCTACGTCTTCGGCCACAAGCCGGCCAGCATCTACCAGTCGCTGCGCAATCCGTATCTGAACGTCCTCGTGCTGCGTCGGCGTGAAAAGCTGGGCTATAAGCTCTTCGACCGCCAGGAAGGCTTCAACGCGCCCATCAGTCATGTGCGTGACATGGGCATGCTCGGCATCCTCGTGGACCAGCACGCGGGCTATCATGGGCTGTGGTGCCCGTTCTTCGACCGTCTTGCATCCACCACGAACATCGTGGCGCTGTGCGCTCTGCGCACCAACGCCGTGATTTTGCCCATGATGGTCTATGATGACGGTCCCGCACGCTGGCGCTTTGTTTGTGACGGACCGCTCATCACGAGTGAAACCAAACCCACCATCAGTGGTGTCACGGCTGACATCAACCGCACCGTCGAGCGCCTCATCCGCCAGCAGCCCGAGAGCTGGTTCTGGGTTCATGAGCGATGGAAAACACCCAATCCCAACTTCCTGCTTCCGGGCTACCGTCGTGGAGTCGCTTTTCCTGCCGGCTATGACCAGGATCATCTGCAGCCCTTCGAGCTGCTCATTCGCAGCCCCAACTGGCTTGGCGATGCCTGCATGGCCTTCCCCATGGTGCGTGCCATCAAACGCGGGCGCCCCGACATGAAAATCACCGTGTTCGGCCCGGACAAACTCGAAGAACTGTGGCTCTCGATGCCCGAAGTCTCGCGTTACATCGCCAAGCCGGTCAAGGAGGGTCTTTTCGCCGTTGCCAAACGCATCAAGGCCACCGGCGTTCATTTCGATGCCGCCCTCCTCTGCACGAACTCGACACGCAGCACCCTGGAGATCTGGCTGGCGGGCATTCCGCACCGGATTGGCTTCAAAGGCTCCTTCCGTGCCAGATTGCTCACGCATCTGGTTCGCGAGCCTAGAGCCGGCTTTCCGAGCAAGCATCATGCCCACCTGTATATGTTCCTGGCTCGACGCATCGGTGCCGATGTCGAACAAGCGGGCCTGTGGGATGCCGGATCACCGCCAGGATCAACCGACGGCACCATCCGCGTCGGTATCTGCGCCGGTGCGGAGTACGGTCCCGCCAAACGCTGGCCGTTGGAGCGTTTCGCCGAGGTGGTGAATCAAATCTCCGCACAGCATGCGCAGTTCCGCTGGCAGTTGTTCGGCGCTCCGGGTGAGAAGGACATGGGCGAAAAGCTCTCGGTGATGCTCCAAGCGCCGCATGAGAACTTTGTCGGCAAAACACGGCTCTCCGAGCTCATCGCAAAGCTGCGTGAATGCCAGCTCCTGCTCACCAACGACACAGGCACCATGCATCTGGCCGCCGCGCTCGGCATTCCCACCGTCAGCATCTTCGGCTCCACCTGCCCCATTGAAACCGGTCCGCTGGGCAACCGCCACATCGTGATCCAGCACAAGGTTCCGTGCAGTCCATGCTTCGAGCGTGAGTGTCCCTTCGGCCATTACGACTGCATGACGAAGATCCCGCCTGCTGAGGTGGTCGCAGCCGTTTTGAAGACGGCCGGGCTGGGCGTCTGA
- a CDS encoding sulfatase-like hydrolase/transferase, with protein MKWIVLLLLLCPLLNAAPSKPSIVFIIADDLGWADVAFHGGNAPTPHLDQLAKEGVELTHHYVAPVCSPTRTGLMTGRCWSRFGVTTPQNNRALPWDTVTLPRALKSVGYETCITGKWHLGSKPEWGPNHFGFDHSYGSLAGGVGPWDHRYKTGPFSETWHRNEKLITETGHVTDLITKEACAWLTQRKDAPFFLYVPFTAVHLPVKEPQEWLTKVPASFAGNLPRHYAACIMHLDDAVGKIVSTLEKTGQRENTLVIFTSDNGGSNAENNGQTYPADDYPTGPLPASNQPLHGQKGSVYEGGTRAPCIASWPGRLKAGQHDAPVQIIDWMPTFCTLAGFKAETDLKWDGVNLWPQLAEDVKPPVRSIYTVAPGFKSRSFRVGDLKLVLQTKNNAEKAELYDLASDPNESKDLATQLPAKVAELQAALAVYAKADKDAVAND; from the coding sequence ATGAAATGGATCGTTCTGCTGCTGCTGCTCTGTCCGCTGTTAAACGCGGCGCCCTCAAAACCGAGCATTGTATTCATCATCGCCGACGATCTCGGCTGGGCGGATGTGGCGTTTCACGGCGGCAATGCGCCCACGCCGCACCTCGACCAACTGGCGAAAGAAGGCGTGGAGCTCACGCATCACTACGTCGCACCGGTTTGCAGCCCCACACGCACGGGATTGATGACCGGCCGCTGCTGGAGCCGTTTCGGCGTCACCACCCCACAAAACAACCGAGCGCTGCCTTGGGACACAGTCACGCTGCCGCGGGCGTTGAAATCCGTCGGCTACGAGACCTGCATCACCGGCAAATGGCATCTCGGCTCGAAGCCGGAGTGGGGGCCGAATCATTTCGGCTTTGATCACAGCTATGGCTCGCTAGCGGGCGGTGTCGGGCCGTGGGATCATCGCTACAAGACAGGCCCGTTCTCCGAGACGTGGCATCGCAATGAGAAGCTGATCACGGAAACCGGCCATGTGACCGACTTGATCACGAAAGAGGCCTGTGCATGGCTTACGCAGCGCAAGGACGCGCCGTTCTTCCTCTATGTGCCGTTTACTGCCGTGCATTTGCCGGTCAAAGAGCCACAGGAATGGCTGACGAAGGTGCCTGCGAGCTTCGCCGGTAATCTGCCGCGTCATTACGCCGCGTGCATCATGCATCTCGACGACGCGGTCGGAAAAATCGTCTCCACACTCGAAAAGACCGGCCAGCGGGAAAACACGTTGGTCATTTTCACCAGTGACAACGGTGGCAGCAATGCGGAAAACAACGGCCAGACCTATCCGGCGGATGATTATCCCACCGGTCCGCTGCCAGCCAGCAACCAGCCGCTGCACGGCCAGAAAGGCAGCGTTTACGAGGGTGGCACACGGGCGCCCTGCATCGCAAGCTGGCCCGGCCGGCTCAAGGCGGGCCAACACGACGCGCCGGTGCAGATCATCGACTGGATGCCGACGTTCTGCACTCTCGCCGGTTTCAAGGCGGAGACGGATTTGAAGTGGGATGGCGTGAATCTCTGGCCGCAGCTTGCCGAAGACGTGAAACCGCCGGTGAGGTCGATTTACACCGTTGCTCCGGGATTCAAATCGCGATCATTCCGTGTGGGCGATCTCAAGCTGGTGCTGCAAACCAAGAACAACGCTGAAAAGGCCGAGCTTTACGACCTCGCCAGCGATCCCAACGAAAGCAAAGACCTCGCGACGCAACTGCCCGCGAAAGTCGCCGAGTTGCAGGCCGCTCTCGCCGTTTATGCCAAGGCGGACAAGGATGCCGTGGCGAACGATTGA
- a CDS encoding response regulator transcription factor, giving the protein MKSKIYILDDHPIVIEGLKKLIDQQEDMQVVGSAEDANTALQQIAKLKPDVVVLDITLKDRSGVDLIKKLRASHPNMQILVYSMHDENVYAERCLRAGAMGYVMKGEPSTRVLQGLRQVAAGSFFFSASLLGSIVSGGGPRGGSRGEPARMLSDRQLEIFEMVGRGFDSHSIAEKLGLSAKTVDAHKANIRQKLGLASARELLMEAVRWVEK; this is encoded by the coding sequence GTGAAAAGCAAAATCTATATACTCGACGACCACCCTATCGTTATCGAAGGGCTTAAGAAACTGATCGACCAGCAGGAAGACATGCAGGTCGTGGGCAGTGCTGAAGACGCCAACACAGCGCTTCAGCAGATCGCCAAACTCAAACCGGACGTTGTGGTCCTCGACATCACTTTGAAGGACCGCAGTGGTGTGGATCTCATCAAAAAGCTGCGTGCCAGCCATCCGAACATGCAGATCTTGGTTTACTCGATGCATGATGAAAATGTGTACGCCGAGCGTTGCCTGCGTGCCGGTGCCATGGGCTATGTGATGAAGGGTGAGCCCAGCACCCGTGTGCTGCAGGGCCTCCGCCAGGTGGCTGCCGGCTCGTTCTTCTTCAGCGCTTCCTTGCTCGGCAGCATCGTCTCCGGCGGTGGTCCGCGTGGTGGTTCGCGTGGCGAACCCGCCCGCATGCTGAGCGACCGTCAGCTCGAAATCTTCGAGATGGTCGGGCGCGGCTTCGATTCACACAGCATCGCCGAAAAACTCGGCCTCAGCGCCAAGACAGTCGATGCTCACAAGGCGAACATCCGCCAGAAACTTGGCCTCGCCTCTGCACGCGAACTGCTCATGGAAGCAGTGCGCTGGGTGGAGAAATAG
- a CDS encoding PAS domain S-box protein: protein MKRASPPPAKKKAGKRPQARQRSADLGMTLEELHELEEKAVRLEKLAMVLLNAPQQAFYLYDHRAQRFVLGQEHVSGLYGYKAGEIEKRKDGWFSIIHPDDLEEFTAAHRRVLEGNGGNVQTMRVRVQRKKGGYEWILAHMRPFESDEKGVISEIGMVNIITPLVEAESALRATQARCHNLFQSNTAGVLVFDSKFHIVEANPAVCSMLGYEPSTLLRLGVLDVTAPGVRVGMHKLLRSLKSSAKTPLNVDTTLERRDGEKVEVMVGASCLHGEKKDFHQGMLILTDITERKRTEAALKRESDLNKILIDHAPVAIGLLSADGAIVRVNAAAEKLFGFKLKEVKGKSVWMVPVMGPEEIGPSRQRFQALTQGAGKVSAIIPMRTRSGETRYIESESTAVNKPDGSIDFLVTTGTDVTERRKLEVEVIRVAEQEHIRIGHDLHDGIGQTLTGIASLVEALESRLAGEEQKDARRIHELVKTAITETRRLSHGLSPAAVKNRGLAGGLMLIAETVRENFRRECTCQIDDPPPVVGQEAEIHLFRIAQEAVNNAIRHGGATKLRISLRHKSTTHGILDISDNGPGFPTGQNKPSSDGIGLRVMEHRAHLINGELRLQTLKGKGVRVTCQFPLKLA, encoded by the coding sequence ATGAAGCGAGCTTCACCTCCACCAGCGAAGAAGAAAGCGGGCAAAAGGCCGCAGGCCCGCCAGCGCAGCGCTGACCTTGGCATGACCTTGGAGGAATTGCATGAGCTGGAGGAGAAGGCCGTGCGGCTGGAGAAGCTGGCGATGGTGCTGCTGAACGCCCCGCAGCAGGCCTTTTACCTCTACGATCATCGTGCCCAGCGCTTCGTGCTGGGCCAGGAGCACGTGTCTGGCCTGTATGGCTACAAGGCGGGAGAAATCGAGAAGCGCAAAGATGGCTGGTTCAGCATCATTCATCCCGATGATCTGGAGGAGTTTACCGCCGCGCACCGCCGTGTGCTGGAAGGGAATGGGGGGAATGTGCAAACCATGCGGGTGCGCGTGCAACGCAAGAAGGGTGGTTACGAGTGGATTCTGGCCCACATGCGTCCGTTTGAGAGCGATGAGAAGGGGGTGATTTCCGAGATCGGCATGGTGAACATCATCACACCGCTGGTGGAGGCGGAGAGCGCGTTGCGTGCGACACAAGCACGCTGCCACAACCTGTTTCAATCCAACACCGCCGGGGTGCTGGTCTTTGACAGCAAGTTCCACATTGTTGAGGCCAATCCGGCGGTTTGCAGCATGCTTGGATACGAACCAAGCACCCTGCTGCGGCTGGGTGTGCTCGATGTGACCGCGCCGGGTGTCCGTGTGGGGATGCACAAGCTGCTGCGCTCGCTGAAAAGTAGCGCCAAAACGCCGCTGAATGTGGACACCACGCTGGAAAGACGGGATGGCGAGAAGGTGGAGGTGATGGTCGGAGCCTCTTGTCTTCATGGAGAGAAAAAGGATTTCCACCAAGGCATGCTGATTCTCACGGACATCACCGAACGAAAGAGGACTGAAGCCGCGCTGAAGCGTGAATCGGACTTGAACAAGATTCTGATCGATCACGCTCCCGTCGCCATCGGGCTCCTGTCCGCCGATGGTGCCATCGTGCGCGTGAATGCGGCGGCGGAAAAGCTCTTTGGCTTCAAATTGAAGGAGGTGAAGGGGAAGTCGGTGTGGATGGTGCCGGTGATGGGACCGGAGGAGATCGGTCCTTCGCGCCAGCGTTTCCAAGCCTTGACCCAGGGTGCGGGAAAGGTCTCTGCCATCATTCCGATGCGCACCCGCAGTGGTGAGACGCGCTACATCGAAAGCGAATCCACCGCTGTGAACAAGCCGGACGGCAGCATCGACTTTTTGGTCACCACCGGCACGGACGTCACCGAGCGGCGGAAATTGGAGGTGGAGGTCATCCGCGTGGCGGAGCAGGAGCACATCCGCATCGGGCATGACCTGCACGATGGCATCGGCCAGACTCTGACGGGCATTGCGTCGCTGGTGGAAGCGTTGGAAAGTCGGCTGGCGGGCGAAGAACAGAAGGACGCCAGACGCATTCATGAACTGGTGAAAACGGCCATCACCGAGACACGACGGCTGTCACACGGCCTGTCGCCTGCGGCGGTGAAGAACCGCGGCCTGGCTGGAGGCCTTATGCTGATCGCAGAGACAGTGCGGGAGAATTTCCGCCGTGAATGCACCTGCCAGATCGATGATCCTCCACCCGTCGTGGGTCAGGAGGCGGAGATACACCTCTTCCGCATCGCCCAGGAGGCGGTCAACAACGCCATCCGGCATGGCGGCGCCACGAAGCTGCGGATCAGCCTCCGTCACAAGTCCACCACGCACGGTATCCTGGACATCAGCGACAACGGTCCGGGCTTCCCTACCGGCCAAAACAAGCCCTCCAGTGACGGCATCGGTCTGCGGGTGATGGAACACCGCGCACATTTGATCAATGGCGAACTACGACTTCAAACATTGAAAGGCAAAGGAGTGCGTGTGACCTGCCAGTTTCCGCTCAAGCTTGCTTAA
- a CDS encoding biopolymer transporter ExbD, with protein sequence MKRIIHSDTTTLGFQIAPMIDVVFVIMLFFMVVTGTVKVESALNTKLPSPGDTLVKLPVDEITIGILEDGTVTMNEEAFDSPRDKTLPALTQTLRRLAASSSQQQSVLVTIQAEEQTSYERVIDVLNSLHKAQIQNVTFTVGEQAL encoded by the coding sequence ATGAAACGCATCATCCACTCCGACACCACCACGCTGGGTTTTCAAATCGCCCCCATGATCGATGTCGTCTTCGTCATCATGCTGTTCTTCATGGTGGTGACCGGCACCGTGAAGGTGGAGAGTGCGTTGAACACCAAGCTCCCTTCTCCTGGCGACACGCTTGTCAAACTGCCCGTCGATGAAATCACCATAGGCATCCTCGAAGACGGCACGGTCACCATGAACGAGGAGGCATTCGACTCACCGCGAGACAAAACACTTCCCGCGCTCACTCAAACCCTGCGTCGCCTGGCCGCATCGTCATCGCAGCAACAATCCGTGCTCGTCACCATCCAGGCCGAAGAACAGACCAGCTACGAACGCGTGATCGATGTGCTCAACTCCCTGCACAAAGCGCAGATTCAAAACGTGACCTTCACGGTGGGTGAGCAGGCGCTTTAA